The following are encoded together in the Scomber japonicus isolate fScoJap1 chromosome 20, fScoJap1.pri, whole genome shotgun sequence genome:
- the LOC128381300 gene encoding transmembrane protein 150A-like produces MSLWMILPVSLPVFTITGIWVVYAMALYNQHVCPVNNWLYNESCAEQLPLQRGPVLCCTLDNVPLISKCGTLPPESCFFSLICSTGSFMVMMIGLLRYAHVIEKHQNCILNTAGLSTAWICAAGLIMVGNFQVDFAKVLHYVGAGVAFPSSMLFVCLQSALTYRLAKTQEEYRIGHLRVGMALLALIALVLSGVFFCQESFSLQHASAIFEWVYCSLIMLFYGTFAFEFGGMSGDTLMVLSRGGGVHSFSTSEHKREVGGGSNCHQPESLSIL; encoded by the exons ATGTCCCTGTGGATGATCCTTCCTGTCAGCCTGCCGGTCTTCACCATCACTGGAATATGGGTTGT ATATGCGATGGCCCTGTACAACCAGCACGTCTGCCCTGTGAATAACtg gctttATAATGAGTCATGCGCAGAGCAGCTTCCACTACAGAGGGGTCCCGTACTCTGCTGCACCCTGGACAACGTACCACTCATCAG TAAATGTGGAACCCTGCCACCCGAAAGCTGCTTTTTCAGCCTCATATGCAGCACCGGATCCTTTATGG TGATGATGATCGGCCTGCTGCGTTACGCTCATGTGATCGAGAAGCACCAGAACTGTATTCTGAACACAGCCGGCCTCTCCACCGCATGGATCTGTGCCGCCGGTCTCATCATGGTCGGAAACTTCCAG GTGGATTTTGCCAAAGTCCTCCACTACGTCGGAGCTGGAGTTGCTTTCCCCTCCAGCATGCTGTTCGTTTGTCTGCAGTCGGCCCTGACCTACAGACTGGCCAAGACTCAGGAGGAGTACCGGATAGGCCACCTCCGTGTGGGGATGGCCCTGCTGGCTCTGATCGCCCTGGTGCTCA GTGGAGTTTTCTTTTGCCAGGAGAGCTTCAGCCTGCAGCACGCCTCCGCCATCTTTGAGTGGGTCTACTGCTCGCTCATCATGCTCTTCTATGGGACTTTTGCGTTTGAGTTCGGGGGCATGTCGGGGGACACCCTGATGGTCCTgtccagaggaggaggagtgcacAGCTTCTCCACCTCCGAACACAAAAGAGAGGTGGGCGGAGGATCCAACTGCCACCAGCCAGAGAGTTTATCAATACTGTAG